The following coding sequences lie in one Arachis ipaensis cultivar K30076 chromosome B03, Araip1.1, whole genome shotgun sequence genomic window:
- the LOC107631889 gene encoding F-box/kelch-repeat protein At1g26930, translating to MLDGRSCVVPRLFPSSYQAENKWPFMTYLPDLDIKNGKRPLENDVNDEPNPRKVNSKRLGSRHLRGEANRVLFQQQPYQIEDSVVPKIDEDVDDGVDSDDDDSTMQDHRNDFVLLSGLQIDEDALAHSPELLAEHDKYQARDSLESGFHQSDKQQENQSKHFSDSGVQQSDEMQLLAANLSNSSDQPSDQQQENHSGDSSDSGSLLPRMNRDSSIACLSRCSRSDYGSLASLNSSFRNIIRSGELYKWRRLNGIIEHWVYFSCALLEWEAYDPIRERWMHLPRMASNECFMCSDKESLAVGTELLVFGRELRSHVIYRYSLLTNSWSSGMRMNAPRCLFGSASLGEIAILAGGCDSEGRILDSAELYNSENQQWEMLPPMKKPRKMCSGVFMDGKFYVIGGIGGSESKLLTCGEEYNLQTRTWTEIPSMSPGRNARGAEMPATAEAPPLVAVVNNELYAADYADMEVKKYDKERKVWNTIGRLPERAVSMNGWGLAFRACGNRLIVIGGPRTQGGGFIELNSWVPSEGPPQWNLLARKRSGNFVYNCAVMGC from the coding sequence ATGTTGGACGGCCGTTCCTGTGTGGTTCCGAGGTTGTTTCCCAGCTCCTACCAGGCAGAAAACAAGTGGCCTTTCATGACATATCTGCCTGACTTGGACATCAAGAACGGCAAGCGCCCTTTGGAAAATGATGTCAATGATGAACCCAATCCCAGGAAGGTTAATAGCAAGAGATTGGGTTCTCGCCACCTCCGAGGTGAAGCCAATCGAGTTTTGTTCCAACAGCAGCCTTATCAGATTGAGGATTCTGTTGTTCCAAAAATTGATGAGGACGTTGATGATGGTGttgatagtgatgatgatgacTCTACCATGCAGGATCACAGGAATGATTTTGTGCTGCTGAGTGGTCTCCAAATAGATGAAGATGCTCTAGCTCATTCTCCTGAGCTGTTAGCTGAACATGACAAGTATCAAGCCAGGGATTCATTGGAGTCCGGTTTCCATCAATCTGATAAGCAGCAGGAGAATCAATCCAAGCATTTTTCTGATTCTGGAGTTCAGCAATCTGACGAGATGCAGCTGCTTGCTGCAAATTTGTCGAATTCCAGTGACCAGCCATCTGATCAGCAGCAAGAGAATCATTCCGGTGATTCATCGGATTCTGGTTCCCTTCTGCCTCGAATGAATAGAGACAGCTCGATTGCCTGTCTCAGCCGCTGTTCGAGGTCCGATTATGGTTCTCTTGCATCACTGAACTCGAGCTTTCGCAACATTATCCGAAGTGGTGAGCTATACAAGTGGAGGAGACTGAATGGAATCATAGAACACTGGGTTTACTTTTCCTGTGCCCTCCTTGAATGGGAGGCCTATGATCCCATTCGCGAAAGGTGGATGCATTTGCCTAGGATGGCTTCTAACGAATGCTTCATGTGTTCAGACAAGGAGTCCTTGGCTGTTGGTACTGAACTACTTGTGTTTGGGAGGGAGCTGAGATCCCATGTCATTTACAGATACAGTCTTTTGACGAATTCATGGTCTTCGGGAATGCGGATGAATGCTCCAAGATGCTTGTTTGGATCTGCTAGCCTTGGAGAGATTGCAATTTTGGCCGGTGGGTGTGATTCCGAGGGACGTATTCTGGACTCTGCTGAACTGTATAATTCCGAGAATCAACAATGGGAAATGCTCCCACCCATGAAAAAGCCTAGGAAGATGTGCTCTGGAGTATTCATGGATGGAAAGTTCTATGTGATCGGTGGAATTGGTGGAAGCGAGTCTAAGCTTCTTACCTGTGGTGAGGAGTACAATCTACAGACTAGGACATGGACAGAAATTCCTAGCATGTCCCCAGGACGCAATGCTAGGGGGGCCGAGATGCCTGCAACAGCCGAGGCGCCACCTCTGGTTGCTGTTGTAAATAATGAATTATATGCTGCTGATTATGCTGACATGGAGGTTAAGAAGTACGATAAAGAGAGAAAAGTGTGGAATACCATTGGGAGACTTCCGGAGCGAGCAGTGTCAATGAATGGCTGGGGTCTTGCATTCAGGGCATGCGGAAATCGGCTAATCGTGATAGGTGGACCTCGGACACAAGGTGGGGGTTTTATTGAACTCAACTCGTGGGTGCCGAGCGAAGGACCTCCCCAATGGAACCTACTGGCCAGGAAACGGTCTGGTAACTTTGTCTATAACTGTGCCGTGATGGGATGTTGA